One Plasmodium cynomolgi strain B DNA, chromosome 12, whole genome shotgun sequence genomic region harbors:
- a CDS encoding hypothetical protein (putative), translated as MKKKSSYIISDYEKRACSVRENVPGSKTHFVAACKKMHQTKENTSKKSALKKGANQSSSNFNSSSNENYEKDEVECDSKAVRRKSSRLKESSMKKTYRTPLHSNAPNIRNNRGTNTGNSYNSQSRSSNVHSGMSDISSSSDVLDDGESQNVKAKTGKNRNSHFPNSGKTDLNFCSGQGENQRYRRERETFGNGTENHDSNSDSDADSDTDTNVGKQNRPVSRVVKDSHFPNSVGVAKKKRQSNLAKSKNYKQQDLSTGEDNTVCDNLKEKRKRTKRYPSRGCSNNPTNGSSKLDYNPNGNQSAQHDRRRLVKKGGTPDGDEQICANVHHESEHFSSNANDVAMRRENMCTRDTNIDGAHINDPRMSYADISISNYKTHSSKNSMDSTDIPASVGSRNKRKDIQLMTPSEENFGDAPLENYPSMRCAPMGGENTNHMDIHLKNIASGNNAKGNSASMINGNEYAHRRVDCQNGDYKNLIMTRDVASCGEKVPPMEEQRMGRQLARDNIKQKTPLFYEKDGKPNDIFTHSNKGELLRNSKRMLNRTLLNVDPSSGHTPHEEHKMKETHTEDNPFKRTEYLDHSKKKENYHNRSSNMSNEDITYNNIYEKEAGIFLKDSVNSQWNRKPNTLLTAHGRKKNDEGVNVSLNTNTSVNINYKHEDPHMYQSKNAYIREEQNFPAKFIQGKNYNNALCENRFNNNDRNDEILHEKGKSHLFSSRGQEVDNTNKRDSISNVQVVEKEATQRNIEKNPFFSLHSHKNANMDGGINFYKMEEKDTMSVTPPTDRASQKKEYDVSRIKLFDKTRHSNVNVEQSNWFACKTDFEQNASERKRTNNMEGGIGAKGFYRRGDPNDERSQRYMHMGGTAPFSGIYTSSCGKYRNGVIGIDAQNGDGSLSRHGKDTTIHSIRKNNNGDINGDNNGDNNGANNCDNNCDNNCHNNCHNNCHNNGRSFHKGINIHVSSAHNEADKKGVHMNSQVVHSELESAAILNEVLRKNNENWNKPHSATNRIPTLRFTNNFSIDFANILKNYKDKSDNYLNKQYIQDLERIHFLIQDFTNSYKCSDNLKSIFQLLQYEIEKEKRENQYFCQDQKYLVLTMPLNDIKKNYDNFGEPSLKEPICEYKLDTCLLENLENQSKGESDSWGRNQLKEDLTKECNLVKNCKRGDDPNNDDSDYDANDKCVEKCTTGNCRGLCMRAPSCASAPNSNTDVATTATSVVVQTYSHNGCKSSNGNGSGKQVRANRCIGNLPKTDKLGKHCISKKRCSGSLNESILSKMNIFIIRHNNRVYKFKLNSNFPLRGNQLNNKKNDKLFKLLSSFYKPFFKEKCNKRNVLLNEDMPLTYVNNVDPSKDILSNDQANNEIAKSSHINNDDNFYNILQSSGLTNIDDLFISDDEVNLIYMYNNHRNEKVYSLEKLDVLKNQSSTLSTLNDCANTGQENYSCKK; from the exons atgaagaagaaatcgAGTTACATTATTTCGGATTATGAGAAGCGTGCCTGTTCTGTGAGGGAAAATGTACCAGGCAGCAAGACACATTTTGTTGCCGCTTGCAAAAAGATGCATCAAACCAAAGAGAACACTAGTAAGAAATCTGCCCTAAAAAAGGGCGCCAACCAAAGTAGTAGTAACTTCAACTCCTCCAGCAATGAAAACTACGAGAAGGACGAGGTCGAATGTGATAGTAAAGCTGTTCGAAGGAAGTCTTCTCGCTTAAAAGAGAGCAGTATGAAGAAGACGTATAGAACCCCCCTGCACAGTAACGCTCCTAACATTAGGAATAACAGGGGGACGAACACAGGCAATAGTTATAATAGCCAAAGCCGAAGTAGCAACGTGCACAGCGGCATGAGTGATATAAGCAGTAGTAGTGACGTTCTGGATGATGGCGAAAGCCAAAACGTAAAAGCGAAAACAGGAAAGAACAGAAACAGTCATTTTCCGAATAGCGGAAAAACcgatttaaatttttgtagtGGCCAAGGAGAGAACCAAAGGTATAGACGCGAAAGGGAAACCTTTGGTAACGGAACGGAAAACCACGACTCTAACTCAGACTCGGATGCAGACTCAGACACAGACACCAACGttggaaaacaaaatcgcCCAGTAAGTAGAGTCGTAAAGGATAGTCACTTTCCAAACAGTGTAGGtgtagcgaaaaaaaaaaggcagagcAATTTGGCCAAAAGTAAAAACTATAAACAACAGGATCTCTCAACAGGAGAGGACAACACCGTTTGTGACAAtttaaaggaaaagagaaaacgGACGAAGAGGTATCCCTCCAGGGGTTGTAGTAACAACCCCACGAATGGAAGTAGCAAATTGGATTATAACCCAAATGGCAATCAAAGTGCACAGCATGACAGACGCAGGCtagtaaaaaagggaggcacCCCTGATGGGGATGAACAAATCTGCGCAAATGTGCATCACGAAAGTGAGCACTTCTCCAGCAATGCAAACGATGTGGCAATGAGGAGAGAAAACATGTGCACGAGAGATACCAATATAGACGGTGCCCACATCAATGACCCACGCATGAGTTATGCAGACATTTCCATCTCAAACTATAAAACGCACTCGTCGAAAAATAGCATGGATAGCACTGACATCCCTGCCAGTGTAGGCTCcagaaacaaaagaaaggaCATACAATTAATGACCCCAAGTGAGGAAAACTTCGGCGATGCCCCCCTAGAAAACTACCCCAGCATGCGATGTGCACCCATGGGAGGTGAAAACACAAACCATATGGACATACATTTGAAGAACATCGCTTCGGGAAATAACGCAAAAGGTAACTCTGCAAGTATGATAAACGGAAATGAATATGCACATCGGAGGGTTGActgccaaaatggggactacaaaaatttaatcatGACGAGGGACGTGGCTAGTTGTGGTGAGAAAGTACCCCCAATGGAGGAACAACGGATGGGAAGACAGTTAGCGAGAGACAACATCAAACAGAAGACCCCTCTCTTTTACGAAAAGGATGGAAAACCGAACGACATTTTTACACATAGCAATAAAGGCGAACTGTTACGTAACTCAAAACGCATGCTAAATAGGACCTTGTTGAATGTGGATCCATCCAGTGGACACACCCCCCACGAggaacacaaaatgaaagaaacaCACACAGAAGATAATCCATTTAAACGGACAGAATATTTAGAccatagtaaaaaaaaagaaaattatcataaCAGAAGTAGCAACATGTCAAATGAGGACATCACGTATAACAACATCTATGAGAAAGAGGccggcatttttttaaaagacagTGTAAATAGTCAGTGGAATAGAAAACCTAATACTTTGTTAACTGCacatggaaggaaaaagaacgATGAAGGAGTAAACGTAAGCTTAAACACGAATACaagtgtaaatataaattacaaaCATGAAGATCCGCATATGTACCaaagtaaaaatgcatacattcgtgaggaacaaaattttccaGCTAAATTCATTCAAGGGAAAAACTATAACAACGCACTTTGTGAGAATCGCTTTAATAACAATGACAGGAATGACGAAATATTgcatgaaaagggaaagagcCATTTGTTCTCCTCGAGAGGTCAAGAAGTGGACAACACTAACAAAAGGGATAGCATTTCCAATGTGCAGGTGGTGG aaaaggaagccaCGCAAAGGAACATCGAGAAAAATCCTTTCTTCTCCCTACATTcacacaaaaatgcaaacatgGATGGGGGaatcaatttttacaaaatggaggagaaagATACCATGAGTGTCACCCCCCCTACAGACAGAGCAAGCCAAAAGAAAGAATACGACGTAAGTAGGATTAAGTTGTTCGATAAAACTCGACACAGCAATGTTAACGTGGAGCAGTCAAATTGGTTTGCCTGTAAAACCGATTTCGAACAAAATGCAAGTGAGCGCAAACGAACGAACAACATGGAGGGGGGAATAGGCGCAAAAGGGTTCTATCGCCGTGGGGATCCTAATGATGAACGTAGCCAGAGGTACATGCACATGGGAGGGACTGCCCCCTTCTCAGGCATCTACACAAGCAGTTGCGGGAAATACAGAAACGGCGTAATCGGCATagacgcacaaaatggggatggTTCACTCTCACGTCATGGGAAAGACACTACCATTCACAgtattagaaaaaataacaacggCGATATTAACGGTGATAACAACGGCGATAACAACGGCGCTAACAACTGCGACAACAACTGCGATAATAACTGCCATAACAACTGCCATAACAACTGCCATAACAACGGTAGGTCTTTTCATAAGGGGATTAACATCCACGTGAGCAGTGCACACAATGAGGCAGATAAAAAAGGTGTGCATATGAACAGCCAAGTTGTGCACTCCGAATTGGAAAGCGCAGCCATCCTAAATGAAGTGCtacgaaaaaataacgaaaattGGAACAAACCCCACAGTGCCACGAATAGAATACCGACACTTCGCTTTACCAACAATTTTTCTATCGATTTTGCTAACATTctgaaaaattacaaagatAAATCGGATAATTATCTAAATAAGCAGTACATACAGGACTTGGAgagaattcattttttaattcaagATTTTACAAACAGCTACAAGTGTAGTGATAATTTAAAATCTATTTTTCAACTCCTTCAGTacgaaattgaaaaggagaaaagagaGAATCAGTATTTTTGTCAAGACCAGAAATATTTAGTTCTTACCATGCCTTTaaatgatattaaaaaaaattatgacaaTTTTGGTGAGCCCAGTCTAAAAGAACCCATCTGTGAATATAAGCTGGATACGTgccttttggaaaatttagaaaatcaGTCCAAGGGTGAATCCGACAGTTGGGGAAGGAACCAATTAAAGGAGGACCTAACAAAGGAATGCAATTTAGTCAAGAATTGTAAAAGGGGGGATGACCCCAACAATGACGACAGCGATTATGATGCTAATGACAAGTGCGTGGAGAAATGCACTACAGGAAATTGCAGAGGATTATGCATGAGGGCGCCAAGCTGCGCTTCTGCCCCGAATAGTAACACGGACGTGGCAACCACTGCGACGTCGGTGGTGGTACAAACGTACAGCCACAACGGTTGTAAAAGCAGCAATGGCAATGGCAGTGGTAAGCAGGTCAGGGCCAACCGCTGCATCGGTAATTTGCCCAAGACAGACAAGCTGGGCAAGCACTGTATTAGCAAGAAAAGGTGCAGCGGAAGCTTGAACGAAAGTATCTTGtccaaaatgaacatattCATAATAAGGCACAATAACCGCGTGTACAAATTTAAACTAAATAGCAATTTCCCGCTAAGAGGCAACCAattgaataataaaaaaaatgacaaactttttaaattactatcttcattttataaaccattttttaaggaaaaatgcaacaaaagAAATGTTCTACTTAATGAAGACATGCCCCTAACCTATGTCAACAATGTGGATCCCAGCAAGGATATCCTTTCAAATGATCAAGCAAATAATGAGATTGCTAAATCTTCACATATCAATAATGATGAcaacttttataatattcttCAAAGTAGTGGACTCACGAATATAGACGACCTTTTCATTTCGGACGATGAGGTGAATCTTATTTACATGTATAACAATCATCGCAATGAGAAGGTTTATAGTTTAGAAAAATTGGATGTATTGAAAAATCAAAGCTCTACATTGTCCACTCTGAATGATTGTGCTAACACGGGGCAGGAGAATTACTcctgtaaaaaatga
- a CDS encoding methionine-tRNA ligase (putative): MSVLTLVEDDVKSDILKLVLDFINAVVIKNDEKVAFPEVRHDKKISFEYKDKKYKELFCTLYAIIDIYDCYNELFNEDEGKVSENEEFIFHLASDKFKLKQLDMKHLNDLLCEKSYIVSNRHASIVDIFYFCSVYKPLSEMPAKERVEISHIYRWFLHIQETLVGKFTTLKRLEVRDSLETFLNSKNVMNPSDRANSGGMRQQKDDKNAKNENGENEKNKKKNNAQNKNAQKKKVEEPKNLDDITRLNIIVGYVEEVEIHPDADTLYCLKINVGEEKSRDICSGLRLKKNSEDLLHKYVLVLANLKEKSLRGRKSHGMVLCGSFGEQIELLTPPSGVNVGERIICENMDVSKLPDKTLSFDKEKNPFFHIQPHLLVKNGVAHYKDLKWLSSKGEITCPLEQGTIS, encoded by the exons ATGTCTGTTTTAACGTTAGTGGAGGACGATGTAAAATCAGATATTCTGAAATTGGTCCTTGACTTTATCAATGCGGTGGTcatcaaaaatgatgaaaaagtAGCATTTCCCGAAGTGCGACACGATaag AAAATTTCTTTTGAGTATAAGGACAAAAAGTACAAGGAGCTGTTTTGCACGCTTTACGCGATTATCGATATATACGATTGCTACAACGAATTGTTTAACGAAGATGAAGGCAAAGTGagcgaaaatgaagaatttattttccatttggccAGTGACAAATTTAAACTGAAGCAGCTAGATATGAAGCATTTGAATGATTTGTTGTGCGAAAAATCGTACATTGTCTCGAATAGACATGCTTCCATAGtagacattttttatttctgctCTGTTTATAAACCTTTAAGTGAAATGCCCGCCAAGGAGAGGGTCGAAATTTCACACATATATAGATGGTTTTTACACATACAAGAAACCCTAGTGGGGAAATTCACTACACTGAAAAGGTTGGAAGTTAGGGACAGCTTGgaaacctttttaaatagtaaaaatgtaatgaaCCCAAGTGATCGAGCTAATAGTGGAGGCATGAGACAACAGAAGGATGAtaagaatgcaaaaaatgaaaatggagaaaatgaaaaaaataaaaagaaaaataatgcacaaaataaaaatgctcagaaaaaaaaagtagaggAACCAAAAAACCTGGATGACATTACCAGATTAAATATTATCGTAGGGTATGTAGAGGAAGTAGAAATTCACCCAGATGCGGATACGCTGTACTGTTTGAAGATAAAtgtgggggaagaaaaatccaGGGACATTTGCAGTGGTTTAAGACTTAAAAAGAATTCAGAAGATTTACTACACAAATACGTTTTGGTGTTAGCCAATTTGAAGGAAAAGTCCttgagaggaagaaaaagtcaTGGTATGGTTTTATGCGGATCTTTTGGTGAACAAATAGAGCTACTTACCCCTCCATCTGGAGTCAACGTTGGGGAGAGAATtatttgtgaaaatatgGACGTCAGTAAATTACCCGATAAAACCTTAAGCTTTGATAAGGAGAAGAAtcccttttttcacatcCAGCCACATCTGCTCGTCAAAAATGGTGTAGCGCATTATAAAGATCTTAAGTGGCTCTCGTCCAAAGGAGAAATCACTTGCCCCCTAGAACAGGGAACAATTTCGTAG